From the Planktothricoides raciborskii GIHE-MW2 genome, the window GGGGACGAGATACCATGATCGCCCTGCCCGGTTTAACCCTCTGTACCGGACGACCAGAAATTGCTCGCACCATTCTACAGACCTTTGCGACCTTAGTTGATCGGGGGATGTTGCCCAATACCTTTCCCGAAGCCGGACAAACTCCCCATTACAACACCGCAGATGCTACTTTATGGTATTTTGAGGCGATTCGCGCTTACCATGAGGCGACGGGTGATATCCAGTTGGTGCGAGAACTTTGGCCGGTGTTAAAGGATATTATTGACTGGCATCGTCGGGGCACCCGCTATAACATTCATGTCGATCCCTGTGATGGCTTAATTTATTGTGGGGAGTCCGGGACTCAACTCACTTGGATGGATGCCAAAGTCGGGGATTGGGTGGTGACACCTCGGATCGGCAAACCCGTAGAAGTAAATGCCCTGTGGTACAACGCCCTGCAAATTATGGTGGAATTTGCCGACTTGATGTATTATCCGGCTGCCGAATATCAGCAAATGGCCGAACAAGCGATCGCCGGGTTTGCCCGATTCTGGAATCCCGAATTAAACTACTGTTACGATGTAGTTGATGGGCCGCAAGACCACGATGACTCTTTGCGACCGAATCAGATTTTTGCCGTGTCTTTGTGTCATAGTCCTTTAACTCCAGCCAAACAACGCGGGGTGGTTGATAGCTGTGCGCGATCGCTCCTGACTTCCTACGGACTCCGCAGCCTCAGTCCAGATCATCATGCCTATAAAGGTTATTACAAGGGCGATGCCTTTGAACGGGATGGGGCTTATCACCAGGGAACGGTTTGGGGGTGGCTGCTGGGGCCTTTTGTCCTCGCCTATCTTCGGGTTTATCACCAGCCAAAACAAGCTCTGATGTTTCTCGAACCAATGGCTCATCATTTAATGGATGCTTGTGTCGGTAGTCTCAGCGAAATTTTTGATGGCAATCCCCCCATGCGTCCCAAAGGGGCGATCGCCCAAGCTTGGACCGTCGCCGAAGTGCTGCGGGCTGCTGCCTATTTGAAAATTAAACAGTCAAAATAGAGCTATTGGTCAAAAGTGAATAGTGAATAGTGAATAGTGAATAGTGGTATTTCATTGAAATGCATCACTTTTCACTCTTCACTTTTCACTCTTTAGAGCTATTGGTCAAAAGTGAATAGTGAATAGTGAATAGTGAATAGTGAATAGTGAATAGTGAATAGTGAATAGTGAATAGTGAATAGTGGTATTTCATTGAAATGCATCACTTTTCACTCTTCACTTTTCACTCTTTTCTGTCTCCTCACGAAAAATCGTGAACTATCAATCTTTTAAAGTAGTCTATAAAATATCTCCTAAAATTTTGGCTCTGACCCTAAGAAATAGGCGAAGTTGCATCCGCAATGCTTCGCGATCGCCCTAATCACTCAGTCTCATTTGTCTACGCAATTTTACTGAGATTATTGAAGATTTGAGAGATTTTATCTCAGTAAAATCTCGGAGATGAGATTAGGGAAAACATGGTTATGGGGAAAACATGATTTTGCCGAATATCAGAGGATATACGGATTGGGGCGAATTTTGGTGGGCGATCGCCTCTGAATCAGTCAGGAAAAACAAGTCATAGCCTGATGTGGATCGCACCAAAAACCGAGAAAATGTGTTAAATTATACTGAGAGAGTTTGAGGATTAAATATGTCTAATTTAATTCATTTAAGTCAAAAATATCCTCCAGAAAAAAAAAGTGCTACTTTCATCAGATATAGCCAAAATCATCAAAATTGGCAACAATTGTTTCAATTAATCGATGATATCAAAAACCAAATCGATCACTATAGAGGAGAATACTCCCGTTTATTTGATGCACGAAAATATCAAATATTGCAAAATTTAGAAGCAAAAATAGAAAAACTAAATCAAGAGATATTTAAACATCAAGAAGAAGAACAATATTTACTAGAACTAAATGAAAAATTGCATCGATTTGCGACGATTGACAGATTAACCCAGGTAGCTAATCGGTACTGCTTTGATCGATATCTTGACCATGAATGGCATCGTTTGATTCGCTATCAAAGACCGTTATCATTAATTTTCTGTGATATAGATTTTTTTAAGCAGTATAACGATAAGTACGGACATCCAGCCGGAGATAAATGTTTACAAAAAGTAGCCCAAGCGATTCGCGGGGCTGTCAAACGTTCTACGGATTTAGTTGCCCGTTATGGGGGAGAAGAATTTGTGGTGGTTTTGCCGGGAACCGATCTATCTGGGGCGATTAAAGTGGCTTCAACCATTCGTTCAGCAGCAGAACAACTTCGGATTCCCCATAGTCAGTCGAGTGTAAGTGAATATGTCACCTTAAGTTTGGGTCTGTCGAGTATGATTCCCAATCAGGCATCTTCACCGGAACAGTTGTTAGCGGAGGCAGATGCCAAATTATATGAAGCGAAACAGTCTGGACGCAATTGTGTCAAATATTCTATGAATTGTCAGACTTGTCAACAAAATCAAGGTGAAAAAATTTCTCTCACATTGAAAGAAATCGAAAATATTAACCGCACTATAATGATTCATTGGTCTTTTGAGAAAAAGTCCATGATTAGAATTGGTCGGGCAGCGGATAATGATGTTGTGTTATATCATCCCCTGGTGTCGAGACACCATCTGAAGTTACAGTGGGTTGGCCAGACATGGGAATTACAAAGTTTCGGCCAAAATGGAACCTATATTAATGACAGAGAAGTTGAGCAAGCAGTGGTAAATGGTGGGGAAATTATCAAGTTAGCTCGCTTTGGCCCAGCGCTGCAAATTGATTTAATTAATAGTGAGTGATCGAATAGTGAGTGATGGATTCGGAAACTGGGTTTTTCAGGGGTGATGTAGAAATGTAGAAATCGCCGCTGCCCAGTTGCCGATCCAGTTTGCTTTCTAATGTTCCGAGGCTTCGGGGTGGGGCTTTGTGGTTGAGTTTGTAGTTGGGTTTGTGGTTGGGTTTGTAGTTGGGTTTGTGGTTGGGTTGACAGAAAATTCTTGTTCGAGTTGACGATATTGGGAAATGTTGATGATTTGCTCGAATTGCTGGAAGTTGAGCAAGCGATCGAAGCCCACGGTGGTGCCATGTTCTTTCAGATATTTGTAACAGTCGGCGATCGCTTTGGTGGCAGAAAATAAACCCGCCAAGGGAAATACCGCGATTTTATAGCCGAGGGCTTCTAGTTCCGGGGGCGACATGAGGGGAGTTTTGCCACCTTCAATGGCGTTGGCAAATAACGGGGCATCGGGAAAAGCTGCGGCGATCGCTTTTAACTCCTCAACAGATTGGGGCGCTTCAATAAATACAATATCGGCCCCGGCTTCAAAATAAGCCCGACCTCGGCGAATGGCCTCTTCAAGTCCTAGGGGCGCCCGAGCATCGGTGCGACCAATAATCACTAAACCACTTTCGCCTCGTGCTTTGACTGCTGCTTTAATTTTTTCAATATGTTCCTCTGCCGGAATCACCCGTTTGCCTTGGAAATGACCGCATTTTTTCGGCCATTCTTGATCTTCTAAGATCACACCAGCTACACCGAGAAGTACCGCTTCGGTGACAGTGCGAATCACGTTGAGGGGATTGCCATAGCCGGTGTCAATATCTGCAACTAAGGGAATTTTCACCCCTTGAACTATGCGACTGACACTGTAAAGCATTTCAGTGGCGGTGAGGAAGCCGTAGTCTGGCCGCCCCAAGGTGGAGGCGGAGATGCCAAACCCACTGGTAAAAATTACTTCAAAACCGACTTGTTCGGCGATTTGAGCGCTGAGACAGTCGTGAACGCCGGGACAGATTAACAGTCCGGGTTCTTGGAGCAGTTGTCGAAGTTTTTGGCCGGGAGTCATAAAGCTTGCGGTGACTAAAGGGATGGTTGGATTATGATTGAATATAAAAGCATTGACCATCTATTTTATTGATAAAAGCGTAATCTGTGTTTACCAGTTAAGAGAGGATTGCTTGTGACTACGACGAATACCCCCCAAATTAGAGAAACGATTCGACTGGCTCCTAGTTTTGTGATTCCTTTGGTATTGGCGATCGCAGCCATTCCTCTACTGCTGGTTCAAGTTTGGATTGGCTTGCCCGTTGAGGTATTGGCTGTATTTTTGTTGTTTCAAACCGCCACAATTCGCTTGGAATTTACCGAAACCGCTTTAGATGTTTACCGTTCAGAGCGACGAATTCGCCAGTTTCCCTACCAAGACTGGTCTCACTGGGAAATCTTTTGGCCTCCGGTGCCGATTCTATTTTATTTTCGCGAAGTGAATAGCATTCACTTTCTGCCAATTTTGTTTAATCCCAAAATGCTGCAAACCTGTCTAGAAGAACGCTGTCCGAGAAAAATTAAGTAAAGAATCGGTAAATTCCAAACGGGCAATCGTCAGGGTTTCGAGGGGCAGAAAAAGCGGCGATTCGAGATGAAAATGATTGCTCAAACCTGAGTAATGACTTGCGTATATATAGATGCATCTAGATGCATCTATATATACGCAAGGGTGAGAAATTGCTTAAACTATTAAAGATTTTTACTGTTGACTTATGATTTCAGAGCCAAGTCAAAACCCAGATTCATTGGCAAATAATCTAGATTTTTCCACAGCGGACGTTTGGGCGGATGCCCCCGCAGACGAACCGGGGCCAGAAGTTGTGGTAAAGGCGGCGGAAAACGAGGAAAAGGTTGTGGTGAATTTGACCCCCTCGTCAGAAGTTGAGGCATCAGAAACCGAAGCATCGGTTTCTCCGGCAGAGTCTTTACCGCTGACTGATTTAGTCGAAGACAAAGAGTTGCCGGATGAAGATTTAGGCACAGCTTCGGCGATCGCCTCGCCCTCCGCAGCGGAACCCCCGGAAGTGAATAAGGCTGAACCGATCGCGGCACCCACCCCTGTGGAAGCGATCGCACTTCAGGGGCAATCGCCAGAAATTGCTCAAGGGGAAGCCTATAAAGATATCGAGGATCAAAGAGATCGTTTGGTCAATGATGTGGCGGAATTACAACGGCAAAAAAAAGCCTTGCAAGAAGAGATTTTGCAGTTAGAAGCGAACCGGGGGCGCTTGCTGCAAGAAAATATCGCGGAACTCCAGAACACTCTGGGGCAAATGATCCAAGAGTCTTTAGGTGAGTTGCAACAACGCAAACAGGCTTTACAAATTTCTGTGGAACAACTTGAACGACGGCAAGAACGCATTCGCAAGGAAATGCAGACCACTTTTGCCGGTGTTTCCCAAGACTTAGCGATTCGGGTTCAAGGGTTTAAAGATTATTTGGTGGGGAGTTTGCAGGATTTGGTCAGGGCAGCGGAAGACTTGGAGATGTCTCCGAAACAGCGATCGCCTGAACCAGCTTCTGATGAGCGATTCCGCGAAGCGGATCCCTCAAGGGAATCGCGTTCCTCCGGGCAACCAGCCGCCAGCGGTCCGAATAACCCCGAATTTGGGAATTCGTCTTTTGAAGAACAAGCCCAGCTAATTCGGCGAATTTTAAAGCAATTTCGCACTCAACCGGACTACTACGGCCCACCGTGGCAACTGCGGCGCACCTTTGAACCCATTCACGCGGAACGAGTCTCTAACTGGTTTTTCACCCAAGGAGGACGTGGGGCTTTACGGACAATGGGCAGTCGCTTACAAAATATCTTGGTTGCCTCAGCGGTGATGTCCTGCTTGCGGAAAATCTATGGCAACCGTTTTCGGACTTTAGTCTTAGCGGATAGTCCAGAACGCTTAGGAGAATGGCGCCGAGGTTTGCAAGATTGTTTAGGCATTTCCCGCAGTGATTTTGGCCCTGAACGTGGGGTGGTATTGTTTGAGGATGCGGAAGCCTTAGTTCAAAAAGCCGAAAGATTGATTAAAGATGGTTTAATGCCACTAATTTTAATTGATGAAACTGAAGGGCAAATTAACTTAGGAGTGCTGCAATTTCCTTTATGGTTAGCGTTTGCTGCTGAACCAAAAATGTCAGCCGCCGCTGCTTCTAGTAATTGGTAATATTAGGAGACATTAGTCATATTAAAGGGCAGTCGAGCGATTGCCCCTAGTCCCTTTGTCCTAGTTTTTCCTAGTTTTTTGCTTTTTAGGCGAGCGATCGGCAAACATTGCTGACTTTTGATCTGACCTTGGATCGGCGTCTTCAAAATTTACCAAAAAAAATACAATAGCAAGAAATTTCTCTTGCTATTGTAAATAATTGGATTTAAGCATCTAGCGATACAGTGAATCTTGGACGGCAAAAGGTTGCGGTCTAATTTGGGCTTGTAAATTGGATACGGCTTGCAGATAACAAGGATCTTCGTGAGTACCGAGGAGAGATGTATTAGTGGAAGCCCGCAGTTGTTCGGCACTGTTCATGTCCACCTGAATATCCGGGGTAATTCCCTTGTGGCTAATATCAGTGCCATTAGGAGTGTAGTAGTGGGCGATCGTCACCGCTAAACCGGAACCGTCAGAAAGTTTATGCACCGATTGCACCAAGGCTTTGCCAAAGGTTTGACCCCCAATAATCGTGGCTCTGCCATTATCTTGGAGGGCACCGGCTAAAATTTCACTAGCACTGGCGGAGTTATTATCCACCAAAACCGCTAAGGGCAAGTTGGTTAAAGCTTTACCTTTGGCTGCAAAATCCTCCCCAAATCCATTGCGGTTGACCGTCCGCACGATGTCCCCTTCACTCAGCCACATTTTGGCAATGTCAATGCTGGCATATAATAGACCTCCAGGATTTCCCCGCAGGTCAAGGACAAAGGCGTCCACATTCTGCTGCTGCAAATTTTGGATCGCGCTTTTCATTTGTTCTGCCGCATGGGAACTAAATTCTTTCAAGCGGATATAGCCGATTTTGTTCGATCCTTCTTGTTGTAAGGTATAATGCACCGCTGGCAAGGCAATTCGGGCACGAGTCAGGGTGACTTCAAATTCGTGGGATCCAGGGCGAAATAGTTTTAGTTGAATTTGGGTGCCGACTTCGCCTCTAATCAATTGGGCGGCTTGATCCACCTTCATGTTATCGGTGGATTGACCGTCAATTTGCAGAATGTGATCCCCTGATTTAATTCCGGCTAACATTGCCGGAGAGTTTTCCATCGGTTCTGCTACGGTGATCCGATTGCTCTGTTGATCCAGTTGCAGCCGCATCCCTACCCCAGTCAGTTCCCCAGCGGTCTGGTTGCTCAGGGCTTGATATTGCTCTGGGTCTAAAAATCGGGTGTAGCGATCGCCCAATTCAGCGAGTGCTTGGCGTAATGCGGCATAAGCTTGCTCGGTGGAACTGTATTCAGTATTGAGCAACCGAGTTCTCACCGATTGCCAATCTACTTGATTAAAATCAGGATCGACATATCTTTGGTTAACAATTTGCCACGCTTCATCCAAAACAGTTTTCGGACTATCTTCCAGGGCGGCTAACACAGAACGATTCCAGCCCGAACTCAACGAGGATAAAGTTGCAGTGGTGGCAAGGGTTCCAGTAAATAAGGCAACTTGAAGAAAACGAAAGCCTCTTGAATATTGATTCATGAAAATTCGCTCTGACGGAGTGGACTTGATTAAGCAGTGGGTGACAACACCAGGTAAAACCTAGGAAAACCTTGTAATTTTTGAAACTTCCTAGATTTTTTTAGGGGTTGTGATTTCATCTGGTGATGAGCATACTTTATATTTTCAAAGTCTATCTGGCTTTGGAAAATATAAATTTAAGTTACTAAAAATTTAGCAGTATCATTAATCAAGATTCAAATTTAAACCCAAATTTAAATCAATGACTAAATTTGGCAATGCCGCTCAATGTTTTAAGATTAAATAGATTTAACTTGTCAAACATTGCGCTTGGCTCTTCAGCCCTAGGGTGTGATTTTTGGTACAACCCAGGAGGTGTTTTCAGGCAATATAATTACTTATGAGCGATGAAAGGATTGTTTCAGCCATTTTATTGGGTGGCCTAGTTTATCCTAACTTCAACAGTCAAATCAGATTTTCCGTAAAATCTCCAACTTGACTTAGCAGATTTTTTCGGTTTAGTCTGTGTGAGAAGCAATAGAGTACAGTAAAATTACACCAGAATTACACCAGAATTACACCAGAAATTATGTCCACATAACCGCCAGGGATTTTCCCGGTAGAAATACGGAAAGCTCCAGTCAGTGAATTGGCGCAAGCTGTCAAACACTGGTATTTTTTACTGATTATGGCTGGCGCTGTGAATCGCTGCCCTTGTTTCTAGTGTAGCTAAAATAATCATAAAAAGCAGCAGTCTGAACAAAATTATGATCGGATCACAACTCAAAACGGTTTACCCAAGGTGGTGGGAGGTCGCCAGTAATGGCGCGATTCGCGCAGCGATCCCTTCGGGAATCGCACTAGCAGCCCTTTGCGGTGTAGTGTTTATGCAGCAAAGTCGTTTGGATCGGGCTGCCCTGAACCCTCTGAGCCCACAGCAAGCGGATCAACAAGAGGCGTTACAGATCGAACTGATGAAGCGATCGCCCACGTTAGGGTTTGATAATGCGATCGCCAACTGGGCATTCATTAAGTTTATTGGCTACTTCGGTGACGAGGAACTGCGTGACCAGACTGGGTATGAACTCAATGATGATTATTTTGACTTGCTGACCCAAAGGGATCCACGCTTCATGGAAGCTTACCTATTTATTTCTTCTGCGGTTTCTTTCATGCAAGCCAAGCCGGAATTAGGGGTGAAGTTAATGCAGCGGGGAACCGAAGTGCTTTCCCCAGAAATCAACCCTAGATCCTATCTCCTCTGGCGCTATAAAGGCATCGACCAGTTATTGTTAGTTAATGATATTCCTGGGGCAATTAAATCTCACGAAATCGCCGCCGAATGGGTGAAAGGAACTCCCGATGAAAAATTTGCCTCTATCTACGCACAAACCGCTGAATTTCTCAAAAGTAACCCAGATAATACTGATGTGCGGTTTTGGGCTTGGAGTGAAGTTTATTATAGTACGGTGGATAAAAATGTGAAAGCACGGGCTGAGGCGGAACTCTTAAAACTCGGTGCCAATAAAAGGGTTGACGAAGATGGAAATATATATTTTGCTCTGCCAGTGTCGAATAATAAACAGCGGTAATGAAAGAAAATCCCCGAAAAAAACGCCGTTTTTTTTACTGGCTTAATCATAAGCTTCCTCGGTGGATTTCCTCTTGTAAAATATGGCCAAACCATTATGGATTAAAAAATCAAGGGAAAATCCGTAAGTTAATCCCTAAATTTATTTCGCTTTTATGCAGTTTTTTTCTGGTGGCGATTCTGATTTTGATTGGTTTGGTGGGCAGTTGGTGGTTACTGCTCGATCGCCCAATGTTACGAGAATCAGCGAATAGACCGATTGATAGTATTTTAGTCTTAGGCGGCAGCATTAGTCGAGAAATCTATGTGGCACAACTTGCCAAAAAATTTCCCCAAGTACCGATTTTAATTTCCCGTGGTTCTTCAGATCCTTGTATTTGGTTAATTTTTCAGACAGCCGCCGCCCCCATTCACCACGTTTGGTTGCAAAATTGTGCCACTTCTACTTTTAAAAATTACTATTTTGCTCTGCCGTTATTAAAACAGTGGAATGTGCATCATTTAAAGATTATTACTTCTGCCAGTCATTTACCAAGAGCAAAATGGTTAGCCCAAATTATTTTGGGTTCTCATGGAATTTGGACAGAAGTCGATGTGGTTGAAGAAAAAGGCATACCCGGAAATCGGGAAACATGGCTGAAAACTAGCCTAGATGTGATTCGTAGTCTAATTTGGGCAAGAGTCAGTCAATATTATAATCCTGAATGTTCCCAGTTAAAACATTTACCAGTGGTTGATTTTTCTGCTTGGAAAAAACGGGGATTTAAATGCGAGCATCAGGCAGGCTTAAACAAGAAAAATTAATCCGATCATCTTATTTCACGAGTAAAATTTTCCAAATAAAAGAGATATGATAAATATGTATATTTATATAATAAAATCGGTGGGCTATGCCCACCATGAGGAAAAATTAGGGGTTAAATTTACTGCGAATGGCTTCGATTCTTTTCCGGTTGACCCCTAAGTCTGATTCACCGAGACGGGAAGCGGAACGAACTTGAATGGTTGCTGCTTCGGGGTCTAAATAAAATTCTACATCATCGACAAATCCCATTAATTTACTGGTAAATTCGGCATAGATATAGTTGTGTTCAGCGGTAATGATTTTGGCATTTTCGCTCGCTTCTATAATTTCCTTTAGTTGCCCGATCGCCTCTGCGGGAGTTCCTTGATAGGTCAGCGGGGCAATTTGATGTTCCCCATCTCCGCTTTGACTAGACACGCAGTTGGGAGAAGCGGGACAAGTGGCTAAGGCACCATTTTTTACTCCTAAATTTCTGGGGCGATCGCCGGAAAAAGAAAATAGACTAGCCACCATTGTTTCTGGTAAGCGATCGTTGGCGATTGCCGGAAAAGTTGAGCCTAAAAAACCGCCGATGGTCAATACAAAAGCAAGGCAAATCGGCACAATTTTTAAGCGAAATAAGCGAAATAAGCAAAATAATCTTTGCATGGGTGTTCAGTAAAAAACCACGTCAATTTAGATATTAATGGGCGATCGGCAGATTGTAAAGGAATCTTATATCTAAGAAACGCTAAAAAAACCAATCATAACAGATAACAGATAATTAACAACAAACAACAAACAACAAACAACAAACAACAAACAACAAACAACAAACAACAAACATAAGTAAATTTGCCGATTTCACCAGAGAAAAGGTTGAATGAATCTGGGTGAGGTTATCAGTGCTTTAAGAAAAATGCTACTGTGGAAATAGGGCTGGGAAAAATGTTTCATCAATAGTCTGTGCTGAATGACCCGGAAAATCCCAAACAGATTTCTGGCGCGATCGCACAGCGGGCATCTTGCTTGATGGATTTAGATTGATCCCGGTAATCCCTAAGTAAGTTCCTGATTATGCCTACTGGTCAAGAGAAAAATAACTTATGACTGTGCTAGAAGCTGATTGGCAACACCATTTTATTGAAACCAACCGGATCCGTTTGCACTGTGTGAGTCAAGGAGAAGGTGAATTGGTGGTTTTGTTACATGGATTTCCAGAGTTTTGGTATTCCTGGCGATATCAAATACCAGCCCTGGCTCGATATTTTAAGGTTGTAGTTCCCGATTTACGGGGATATAATGATTCCGATAAGCCGGAAAGTGGCTACGATCTCGATACGTTAACGGCGGATATCCAAGGGTTAATTAAACAGTTAGGTTATGTGAAAGCCCATATTGTGGGACATGATTGGGGTGGGGCGATCGCCTGGAACTTGGCGCAAAAGTTTCCCCAATCTTTGGATCGGTTAGCGATTTTAAATGCCCCACATCCCCAACGGTGGTTAACAGAAATTGGCGGCAATTTCGATCAACTTCAGCGCAGTTGGTTTATCCTCGCTTGTCAATTGCCCGCATTGCCCGAATGGTTAATTCAGTTAAATTTACGCGAATTTGTAAAGAATATTTTTCAAAACGAAGCGATTCGCAAAGGGGCTTTTACTGCTGATTTAACTAAGATTTATCAAGATGCTCTGGCAAAACCGGGTGCTTTATCGGCGGCGTTGAATTATTACCGACAGTTAATGTCTCCGGGGAATTTATTGCAGACTTTGGCGCGATCGCCCAAACCAGTAAAATCCCCTACCTTAGTCCTTTGGGGTGAAAATGATTCTTTCCTCTCGCCAAAGTTTACTGAAGGGTTGGATAAGTTAATTCAAGCGCCGTTTGAACTAAAATTAGTGCCGCAATGTGGGCATTGGATTCAACAAGAAGTCCCCCATTTAGTCAATCGGGAATTAATCTCGTTTTTGCGTCAGTCGGGGAAAGGTTAATCACCACGACACAAAGAACACTTTCGACATAAAGAACATAAAAATATTCCTCGTTCCCAGAATCCAGTAACCAAAAATTTTAACTTTTGACTACTGGATTCTCGTTTTTTGGCCTGTTCCTGGGCTGAATTGATTAATTGATACCAAATCCGATTCTCAAAACCCACTGATAAAGCTAGATGTCATTCCCGCGAATGCGGGAATCCACAGGCGTTTTAGGGGATTACCATAGTCAATATATAGCGCGTCTAAATCAGTTGGCAAATAAACCCTCACGATGGCGGCCCCCTCTCCCATGCATGGGAGAGGGGAGCCGATTTGTCAAATTCATTTAGACTCGCTATATGAGAACGGGATTTGGTATGAATTATCATAGATATAAACTGTTGAGGCCAGATATGCAAATCAAACAATTTAAATACCCAGTGGAACAAAGTGAACCGCCACGTCCGGCGAGAGAAACTTTGCCCACCATGTATGATTTACCTAGTGAAAATCCGGAGGAACCTGGTTTGCCTGACGAATTCCACGATCTTCAACCCGAACTGTTACGATTCACTTTTCGCCCCCCGAATTACCCAGCAGAACAATTGTTTTGCGGCAGTGATATGAACCTTTACTACGATGTGCGACACCCTTACTGGTATAAAAGACCAGATTGGTTTGCGGTAGTCGGAGTGTCCAGACTTTATGAAAATCAGGATTTACGCTTAAGTTATGTGATGTGGCAAGAAGCAGTCCGTCCGACAGTGGTGGTGGAGTTATTGTCACCAGGAACGGAAAAAGAAGACTTGGGTTCAACAGTCCGCTTAAGTAGCGACCCACCGACGAAATGGGAAGTTTATGAGCGGATTTTAGGGGTGCCCTATTATATAGTGTTCGATCGCTACACCGATGAGTTAAAAGCGTTTGTTCTGATGGCTGGATCTTATCAGCAGATTTCGCTACAAGAACCGAAAATTTGGATGCCCCAATTAGAATTAGGTTTGGGTTTGTGGTGGGGAGACTATGAGGGAATTACTTGCCGCTGGTTGCGCTGGTACGATGCCCAAGGTAATTGGATTTTGACTCCCAGTGAACGGGAAGCCGTTGTTCAGCAAGAACTAGAAACCGAACGGCAACGTGCGGAAGCGGAACGATCGCGTAGTGAGCGTTTAGCAGAATTATTGCGTACCCAAGGAATTGACCCGGATTCTATTACTTGAAAATACTATTTCACCAGGGGCGATCGCTATAATAATTCCTATTCGATCGGAAATCAAACATAGGGACGGAT encodes:
- a CDS encoding amylo-alpha-1,6-glucosidase, whose protein sequence is MKFGREICGNTILAETREWLVTNGIGGYASGTIAGMLTRRYHGLLIAALKPPVERTLFLTKLDETVEYNGQFYPLFTNRWADGSISPQGNLYLESFHLDGNIPVWRFALADALLEKRIWMQQGENTTYISYRLRRSTKPMKLAIATLVNYREHHQQTHAHDWQMTMTSVENGVCISCSANNEISLYLRSCTSFAPEKATGVKIEPVHRWYYGFCLNQEHDRGLDYCEDHLQVATFRAELQPEESFTIVASTEEFANLDPEQSLKAQKKYHKHLIKRSYQKQGKSKETKAYRLAKKAPNWIKQLVLAADQFIVNRPLPNVPEGKTIIAGYPWFSDWGRDTMIALPGLTLCTGRPEIARTILQTFATLVDRGMLPNTFPEAGQTPHYNTADATLWYFEAIRAYHEATGDIQLVRELWPVLKDIIDWHRRGTRYNIHVDPCDGLIYCGESGTQLTWMDAKVGDWVVTPRIGKPVEVNALWYNALQIMVEFADLMYYPAAEYQQMAEQAIAGFARFWNPELNYCYDVVDGPQDHDDSLRPNQIFAVSLCHSPLTPAKQRGVVDSCARSLLTSYGLRSLSPDHHAYKGYYKGDAFERDGAYHQGTVWGWLLGPFVLAYLRVYHQPKQALMFLEPMAHHLMDACVGSLSEIFDGNPPMRPKGAIAQAWTVAEVLRAAAYLKIKQSK
- a CDS encoding diguanylate cyclase domain-containing protein — its product is MSNLIHLSQKYPPEKKSATFIRYSQNHQNWQQLFQLIDDIKNQIDHYRGEYSRLFDARKYQILQNLEAKIEKLNQEIFKHQEEEQYLLELNEKLHRFATIDRLTQVANRYCFDRYLDHEWHRLIRYQRPLSLIFCDIDFFKQYNDKYGHPAGDKCLQKVAQAIRGAVKRSTDLVARYGGEEFVVVLPGTDLSGAIKVASTIRSAAEQLRIPHSQSSVSEYVTLSLGLSSMIPNQASSPEQLLAEADAKLYEAKQSGRNCVKYSMNCQTCQQNQGEKISLTLKEIENINRTIMIHWSFEKKSMIRIGRAADNDVVLYHPLVSRHHLKLQWVGQTWELQSFGQNGTYINDREVEQAVVNGGEIIKLARFGPALQIDLINSE
- a CDS encoding oxaloacetate decarboxylase, whose translation is MVNAFIFNHNPTIPLVTASFMTPGQKLRQLLQEPGLLICPGVHDCLSAQIAEQVGFEVIFTSGFGISASTLGRPDYGFLTATEMLYSVSRIVQGVKIPLVADIDTGYGNPLNVIRTVTEAVLLGVAGVILEDQEWPKKCGHFQGKRVIPAEEHIEKIKAAVKARGESGLVIIGRTDARAPLGLEEAIRRGRAYFEAGADIVFIEAPQSVEELKAIAAAFPDAPLFANAIEGGKTPLMSPPELEALGYKIAVFPLAGLFSATKAIADCYKYLKEHGTTVGFDRLLNFQQFEQIINISQYRQLEQEFSVNPTTNPTTNPTTNPTTNSTTKPHPEASEH
- a CDS encoding DUF3119 family protein — its product is MTTTNTPQIRETIRLAPSFVIPLVLAIAAIPLLLVQVWIGLPVEVLAVFLLFQTATIRLEFTETALDVYRSERRIRQFPYQDWSHWEIFWPPVPILFYFREVNSIHFLPILFNPKMLQTCLEERCPRKIK
- a CDS encoding DUF3086 domain-containing protein; its protein translation is MVNDVAELQRQKKALQEEILQLEANRGRLLQENIAELQNTLGQMIQESLGELQQRKQALQISVEQLERRQERIRKEMQTTFAGVSQDLAIRVQGFKDYLVGSLQDLVRAAEDLEMSPKQRSPEPASDERFREADPSRESRSSGQPAASGPNNPEFGNSSFEEQAQLIRRILKQFRTQPDYYGPPWQLRRTFEPIHAERVSNWFFTQGGRGALRTMGSRLQNILVASAVMSCLRKIYGNRFRTLVLADSPERLGEWRRGLQDCLGISRSDFGPERGVVLFEDAEALVQKAERLIKDGLMPLILIDETEGQINLGVLQFPLWLAFAAEPKMSAAAASSNW
- the ctpB gene encoding carboxyl-terminal processing protease CtpB, with the protein product MNQYSRGFRFLQVALFTGTLATTATLSSLSSGWNRSVLAALEDSPKTVLDEAWQIVNQRYVDPDFNQVDWQSVRTRLLNTEYSSTEQAYAALRQALAELGDRYTRFLDPEQYQALSNQTAGELTGVGMRLQLDQQSNRITVAEPMENSPAMLAGIKSGDHILQIDGQSTDNMKVDQAAQLIRGEVGTQIQLKLFRPGSHEFEVTLTRARIALPAVHYTLQQEGSNKIGYIRLKEFSSHAAEQMKSAIQNLQQQNVDAFVLDLRGNPGGLLYASIDIAKMWLSEGDIVRTVNRNGFGEDFAAKGKALTNLPLAVLVDNNSASASEILAGALQDNGRATIIGGQTFGKALVQSVHKLSDGSGLAVTIAHYYTPNGTDISHKGITPDIQVDMNSAEQLRASTNTSLLGTHEDPCYLQAVSNLQAQIRPQPFAVQDSLYR
- a CDS encoding YdcF family protein, which encodes MAILILIGLVGSWWLLLDRPMLRESANRPIDSILVLGGSISREIYVAQLAKKFPQVPILISRGSSDPCIWLIFQTAAAPIHHVWLQNCATSTFKNYYFALPLLKQWNVHHLKIITSASHLPRAKWLAQIILGSHGIWTEVDVVEEKGIPGNRETWLKTSLDVIRSLIWARVSQYYNPECSQLKHLPVVDFSAWKKRGFKCEHQAGLNKKN